Proteins encoded in a region of the Bacteroidales bacterium WCE2004 genome:
- a CDS encoding Putative carbohydrate metabolism domain-containing protein encodes MKTWLSLALCGMLAVSCAFPNDLDYPRVVGNIVALELEDAREVRIDPGAREVSVVLEEWADPGRVKVKECVLTDGATCPELGEWLDLTRPLKVTVHTYQDYEWTLSATQPIERYVRCAGQVQDAQFNLDTRSVYVYLPDTQPLASVTFEAMKLEPEGSRVTKTTGYESDFRNVSLVTRDVSFPITLDCVMERSFFVEWAGEEIEWHLKALQMKVETAVSEVDAHCYSARVRGVFASDGSDVAVEYRKAGDAGWTAAEDATVAGVGITARLTGLTPGTAYECRVRDGEGTSAPVSFKTGEPIQPANLGFDSWYADGKVWNPWSEGGVRVWDTANKATASFTGSATTPDDTFVAAGGPGKRACRMESSFAVVKFAAGSVFTGQFVRLQGLGAELAWGIPFTGKPVSLKGFAAYKSMPITDTDAAHAALMGQPDAGHVLVALTDWPDQFHVISSSGTYVDFDNDPAIIAYGRCAFPETTDGYISFDIPLEYRNGRTPAYLVIVASSSALGDYFTGGRGSTLWVDELELVYD; translated from the coding sequence ATGAAGACTTGGCTGTCATTGGCCCTCTGCGGCATGCTGGCTGTCAGCTGCGCTTTTCCCAACGACCTGGATTATCCCCGGGTGGTCGGGAACATCGTGGCGCTGGAGCTGGAAGACGCCCGGGAAGTGCGCATCGATCCCGGCGCGCGGGAGGTGTCCGTCGTCCTGGAGGAGTGGGCCGACCCGGGCCGCGTGAAGGTGAAGGAGTGCGTGCTGACGGACGGGGCCACCTGCCCTGAGCTCGGGGAATGGCTGGACCTCACCCGGCCCTTGAAGGTGACCGTCCATACCTATCAGGATTATGAATGGACCCTTTCCGCCACACAGCCCATCGAGCGCTATGTCCGCTGCGCCGGGCAGGTCCAGGACGCCCAGTTCAATCTGGATACCCGGAGCGTTTATGTGTATCTGCCGGATACCCAGCCGCTTGCGTCTGTGACGTTCGAAGCCATGAAGCTGGAGCCGGAAGGCTCCCGCGTCACGAAAACGACCGGCTACGAAAGCGACTTCCGGAACGTCTCCCTTGTCACCCGCGACGTCTCTTTCCCGATCACGCTGGATTGCGTCATGGAGCGGAGCTTCTTCGTGGAATGGGCCGGCGAAGAGATCGAGTGGCATCTCAAGGCCTTGCAGATGAAAGTGGAGACGGCCGTGAGCGAGGTGGACGCCCATTGCTATTCGGCCCGCGTGCGCGGCGTCTTTGCCTCCGACGGATCCGACGTGGCCGTGGAATACAGGAAGGCCGGTGACGCCGGCTGGACGGCCGCCGAAGATGCCACCGTGGCCGGCGTCGGCATAACGGCCCGCCTGACCGGGCTGACCCCCGGCACGGCATACGAGTGCCGGGTGCGGGACGGCGAGGGGACTTCGGCCCCCGTGTCCTTCAAGACGGGGGAGCCGATACAGCCGGCCAACCTGGGCTTTGATTCCTGGTATGCCGACGGAAAGGTATGGAACCCCTGGTCGGAGGGCGGCGTCCGGGTGTGGGACACCGCCAACAAGGCGACGGCTTCCTTTACAGGAAGCGCCACCACGCCGGACGATACGTTTGTCGCGGCAGGAGGGCCCGGCAAGCGGGCGTGCCGCATGGAGAGCAGCTTTGCCGTGGTGAAGTTTGCCGCAGGCAGCGTGTTCACCGGGCAGTTCGTGCGGCTCCAGGGCCTCGGCGCGGAGCTGGCGTGGGGGATTCCGTTCACCGGGAAACCCGTGTCGCTGAAAGGCTTCGCCGCCTATAAGTCCATGCCCATCACGGACACGGACGCGGCGCATGCCGCTCTGATGGGGCAGCCGGACGCCGGCCACGTGCTGGTGGCCCTTACCGACTGGCCGGACCAGTTCCATGTCATCAGCTCCAGCGGCACGTATGTGGACTTTGACAACGATCCCGCCATCATCGCCTACGGCCGATGCGCCTTCCCGGAGACGACGGACGGGTATATCTCTTTCGACATCCCGCTGGAGTACCGGAACGGCCGGACGCCGGCGTATCTGGTGATCGTGGCGTCTTCCAGCGCCCTGGGCGACTATTTCACCGGAGGGCGCGGAAGCACCCTCTGGGTGGATGAACTGGAATTGGTCTACGACTGA